Below is a genomic region from Echinicola rosea.
CACACAAAATGATGTCAAAACTTGTAAGCAAAGTAATAAGAAAAGCAGTAAAAACAATATAAGTAACTCATTTACAGAGACAAACAAAATATACCAATAATAGAAAAGTAGTCAAAAAATTATCTCATAATCAAGGGGTCCCTGGTTCGAGCCCAGGTGGGCCCACTGAAAATCAGCCACTTACAATTTTCAATCGTAAGTGGCTTTTTTATTTGCAAAATATTTGCAAAAAAATCACCTGTGATTTCGGATAGATGAAAATCAAGGATTTGATAAGTAAAAGTATATAATAATCGATTGATAGTTAGGGTCTGCTGATAAAATAAAAAACGTTTTTGATGTGCTATTAAGCGGTCTTTTTCTTAAGATTAAGGAAGACTAAGTGCAAGGAAATATGGCAAATCGGACCAAAAGGCGTGCACCACGCAATGAATATACGAGCCCCAATCAGCTGTCGATTACAGGTTTTGAGACCCCGTTCCATAACCAACTTGACCCGAACAACCGCTGGGTGCTGCTCAGTGCACAGATCCCGTGGGACGATCTGGTAGGCCTGTACAACAAACACCATCCAGCCAAACAAACGGGAAGGCCCTCGCTGAACCCCAGGGTGCTGATCGGTGCGGTGATCATCAAGCATATCCTCAACCTTGATGACCGGGAGACGGTAGCCCAGATTACCGAAAACATGTATCTCCAGTATTTTCTGGGCTACAGCTCCTATATCAGGGAAGCGCCCTTCGATGCCTCGCTGTTCGTGGATATCAGAAAGCGTCTGGGAGGGGAACTGATCGCCGAGATGAACGGGCGGATCCATGGATTTTCGATGGAAAGGAGGACAAAGAAGATAGAGAAAGGGAGTAAAGATAAAGATGGAGCAGGGGGATCACCTCCAAACAACAAGGGGGAGGTGCTGTATGACGCGACGGTCTGTCCGCAGGATATCGCCTACCCGACCGACCTTGGGCTGCTCAACAAAGCAAGGGAGATCACCGAGGCCATCATAGACGAGCTGCACAGGAAAGCCCGGCAGGGCAAGAAGCCGAGAACCTACAGAAGGGTAGCGCGGAAGAACTACCTGAAGGTAGCCCAGAACAAGAACCCCTCGAAAAAGACGATCCGCAAGGGGATAAAATCACAGCTCCAATACCTTTGCAGGAACTTTAAGACGATCGAAAAACAGCTGGACAATTTTGATGTCTTCCCTTTGGACCACAGGACACAGCGAAGCTATTGGATCATCGGGACACTTTATGAGCAACAGCTATGGATGTTCGAGCACCGCAGCCATCAGGTAGCAGACCGGATAGTAAGTATTCACCAGCCCCATGTACGGCCGATAGTCCGTGGAAAGGCCAGGGCCAGGACGGAGTTCGGGGCGAAGATCCACCTTACGCTTGTGGACGGCTACTCTTTTTTGGACACAGTATCATGGGATGCCTTCAACGAGGGCAGCTGCCTGACCGATTATGTGGAAGGCTACCGGGAAAGGTTAGGTTTCTATCCGGCCAAGGTGCTGGCCGACAAGATTTATTGTAACCGGGAGAACAGGAAGTGGCTGAAGGAAAAAGGGATAAAACTGGCGGCCAAGCCCTTGGGCAGGCCACCGGCCAGGGCAGTGGAAAACCACGTAAGTCCAGGAGAGCGGAACCCGATAGAAGGGAAATTCGGCCAGGCAAAGAACGGTTACGGCATGAACCGGATCAGGGCAAGGCTGAAGGACACCAGCCAGTCGTGGATTGCCTCGATTATCCTAGTGCTCAACCTGGTCAAACTGGCCGGGGAGGCACTCCTGTGCCAGTGTTTTTCAGCAAGAGGGATCTCCAAATACGACCTTTTCCAATGGCTGGATATATTCCTGGCCAATTTTATAACAAAAAACCAGTACAGGCCACAACCTGTACTGGTTTTACATAACTTAAATGGCTGAGTTTTTCAGCAGGCCCTAGTTAGAGTGATAAAAATATAAGGATATAGTTGCTTCTTTTTAAACCCACGATTCTTATAGTTTCGGAAGGGAATAAAATAACTCCTTCTATTTTCTTGATTCCTGTTTTGACTTTATCCAATTTTCGATATCTTCTCTGGTAAAATCCAGTTTCCCTACTTTGGTTGTGATTTGCTGATGTGATAAAACCTAATAATCTTCCTGTATTTTTGAAATTACCAGAAATTACTATATTTGATTTGACTATAGCCGCTTTTTTGATAAATAACACTACTCTTACTATGCAACCACACTCTCACCGCACCACGGTCAAGGCGTATCCGAATCATTTATCTGATTGGATGATTCCACTTCAATTCATAGCTCACGCACAACTTTGTCCCCATTCACATCCAAAAATATCCTGTTTAGGGAGTTTTTTGAAAAGCAGGGATGGCGTAGTTTTAAGGAATATCCGTTTATAAGCGGAAGTAAACATTTATGTTGTAAATGGATAAGATAAAAGAAACAGACGCAATACAGGTGTATCTATACAAGTGTTGGCGGTAATTTGACATAATATGACAAATGAAGTAGAAATATTAAGAAGAGACGCTTGGGATAAAGCAATTCATTCTTTTGGAAAAGCTTATATTTTTAGTAAGCGAGCCGAGTTTTACAATAGATGGATACGATTTGTAACCATCTTAGGAATTATTGTACCGGTAACAATCGGAGCAACAGCTTCAGGTTATGGTTTTAATTCTGAAATATTAAAACATACAATCGCTATCTCAATTCCATTGACAATCCTTCAATTAATCATATCAGTTTTTGCACTGGTAAATAATTGGAGTGATTATTTATCGTACTCTTTAGAAGCAACTAATGATTATGGTAATTTATCTAAGGCATTTAAAAAATTAGGTAAAAATCCACCAAAAGATATACCAGATTTAAAACATCAACTTGAACTTCTAGAAACTAAATATAACTCCAGAAGTGACCAAGATTCGAAATATGGCCCAAAGGAGAGAGAGTTAAGAAAAGGAATGAGATACGCTCTACGAGAATTTCAGAGGCAGTGCATTGGTTGTAAAACAACTCCTTTATCGGTTGAATCGACTGATTGTGAGGTGTGCGGAAATTTCAAAAGAAACATAATTCAAAAATTATTAGTCCATGGATGAAAAAGTAAAAAGATTATTAAAGGTTTATTCAGAGTTAGATTGGGACAGTCGAAAAGCTGTTAGGGATTTTATTATGGATTTTGAAAAAGAAGAGTATTCTGAAAAGAGAAAAATTAATGAATCATTAAATAAAAGTTTGGGTCCTTTAATGACAAACACTTGTCCTTATTGCGGCAAATAGGAATGAAAAACGAGTCTAGAAAGAAACACCCTCTAATATATTCTAACTGTGAAGAATACAGTTTTATTGAATATGAAGGTGTTAGATTTGAAGATCCAGAACAGAAAAAAGGATTTGAAGTAAAAACTCTGTCCCAAAAAGTGTGTAAACTAAAATTTCAATTTGTCAGGTTTAGTTTAGCCTGACCCTTTTTCCAAATATAAGTAGAAAACTATTAAGGATTATTCCCCAGTCCCTGATCGGCATTGTCCATTTTTTGGTGGCTTTGCGCAGGGCAAGGAATACCGATTTGATTACTGCCTCATCAGAAGGACAGCTTGTTTTTGGTGTATTTTCTGACCTTTCCATTGAGGTTTTCTATCAGGTTGGTGGTATAAATTCCTTATTTCCACGGGATAGTCAAAGAAAACGGTTAGTTCATCCCAGTTGTCCCTCCAGCTTTTAATGGCATATGAGTATTTGCTTTCCCATTTTTCGGCAAAATCTTCCAGAGCGGCCGCTGCAGCTTCCTTATTTGGGGCGGTATAGACCTCTTTCATATCCTTGGGGAAGGCCTTTTTGTCTTTCCAGCCCACATATCTACAGGCGTTCCTGATCTAGTGTACTACACATATCTGGGTGACCGATTCGGGGAAAGAGGCCTTGATCGTATCGGTAAAGCCGTTAAGGTTATCGGTGGCCGTGATCAGGATGTCCTCGACACCCCGAGCCTTCATATCGGTGAGTACACCCATCCAAAAGGCCGCTGATTCGTTTTTCCCCAGCCAGAGCCCCAAGACCTCTTTTAACCCGTTGGTCTTTAACCCTACGGCAATGTAAACGGTCTTGTTGACCACCTTTGGAATTTTCCCGTACCTTGAAGGATATCCCGTCCATCCATACGATCAGATAGACCGGGTCGAGCGGACGGTTCCGCCAGGCCACAATATCCTCGGACACCGCATCGGTAACCCTGGATATGGTGGATGCCGATACGTTGATGTCATAGAGCTCTCTGATCTGTTCCCCTATGTCATGGTTGGACATCCCTTTTGCATACATGGAGATGATCACGTTCTCCACACCTTCTGCCATGCGGTACCAGTGTCGGCTCAAAACTGCCATCCCTGTCCCTGGAGACATTGATATGTGACTCCCCAAAACTGCTCCTTATCTTTTTGGAAGTGTGCCCGTTGCGTGAGTTGGGATTGTCCGATTGTTCGTTTTTTCGGTATCCAAGATGGCTGTCCAGTTCTCCTTCGAGCACCCTTTCCACTGCCCGCTTTTGGAGCTCACCTAAAAATGTTTGCAGTTCTTCTCCGTTCTTGAACTGCTTTAGAAAATCGTCGTTTAAAAGGTCTTCTTTTTTCATCTTCAATCAATGTATTTTTAAAGTTAAACATTTATTCACACACTGATTGGAATTGCGCCTGCCGCGGGCTCCTCAAAATATCAATGCGATTGTTCCAATCACACTGATATTTTCGAGGTCTTTCCTTTTTACTCGTAAGCCCGCTTTGCGGACTTACACAGTTTATGAGATACTCCCGAGTTTAGCTAACACTCCCTTATTCCATTTTCCTGTTTAGAATTCTGTTGTAGATTTCTTCTCTTGGATTTAAGAAAATTTGTTTTCCATCTTTTTCGTTCTTTTTAATCCTAGTATTTTTTATATCTAAAGTAGTATTGCTAGAAGAAAAAAGTTTTAATTGTTCATTTTTAGAATTTTGTTTCTTCATTAGATCAATTGTTTAGATTTAAGGGTTTTCGTCACTGTTTTTTCAAGGATAGGAATTGCTTGTAAAGATACTGTGTTTTTTGGTGCGCTGGTCTTTTTAGGCTCAGATATTTTTTTTCCATCCTTCTTTCTTGAATTAGGAGACATTTTAAAAAACTCCAAATACCTTTTCGGGGATACCCCATCGTACATTAAAATTCTAACATAATCTTTTTTTGATTCATCCTCAGTAATTGAATCAGAATGCAATTTTAGTGCTAAACTTTTTCTGTAAGGTTCAATATAATAAACTTCTTTTATTCCAGCTGCGATTATATGTCTTGCGCAATTGTGACAGGGATAAGTTGTACAAAATAGTTTTCCGCCAACTACTCTTTGACCTGATTTTTGGCTAGCTTGAATAATGGCGTGCATTTCCGCATGGACTGCGCGTGAAAACTCTATTAGTTCCTTGATACGAGACTTTTGAATTTTATCAATAAGATCATTTCTATTTCTTTCATCAACTAATTTATTATCAATTAACTCATTAACAAGCGCCTCCCTAATTATCCTTTTTTCCTCATCGTTGAAACATAATCCTCCTTTTAGATTCATGCACCTATGATCTTCCTCTCCCAAGGAATCTGAAGTAGAATATTTATATACACCTCCACCAGATTTAGGGACATCATTCCAGCCTACCGAAAGCACTTCCCCTTCAATATCGGTAATTGAAGCCCCTACTTGCCTACTCAGGCAAGCAGAGTTACCCGAAGAAGCAGTAGCTAAATACATTGCTGTTTCTTGATAAGTTGGTGTAATGACTTCAGTTTTAAAAACTATATTTAAAAATCGATTTAATTTATTATCAATTGCTTGAGAAGTGCTTCTATCAATTCTAAGAAAAAAATCTGCTTGGACAAATGTGTTGGATACTTTTTGGCCAAAGTTAAGTTCTTCTCCTGAATCTCTATCAAATAACTTGTATACTTGATCTTTTTTTAGACCCTGATCTTCTAGAAACTTTTCTCGTACTTCTAAATTTGAAAATACTCCCACAAAGTAAAAAATATCCCTATAAATTAGTCTAAGAAGTTCAAACTCTTCTACATTTTTAATGGAGTCAATAATATAGCAAACTCGATGTGATTTAAACTCTTTTTCTTCTTTAGAACCTTTTAAAGTTTCACGTTTTACTGCGATTTCATTAATTGCCAATTCAGCTAGAATGCTACTGCCATGTTTTTCCCTCAATTTATTTCCAGCTTCAATCAACTTGTGATAATTCTCGTTTTTATCTTTGATATTTTTAAAGTCTGTGCTTTTTGTTAAATCCTTAATGAATTTACTTAATCTTAGATGAACAACAGTATATCCGTATTGTTCCTCAATAATTTTTCCTATTCGGTCTGAGACAAGATGAATATCAGTCCCAATTGGCCCGCATAAAGCAATTACTAGTTCTTCTGTATGTGTGTCAGAAATCTTTTCTTTGATTTTTCGTTTATCTTCAGCATTTTCATTTTTTTCTTGATCCGTAAAAAGTTGTTTTTCCAATGCATCTCCCATAAGTAAGCAATTTATTTAGATAAATAGGCGGTTACTAAATCTAAATACCTCAAGGTATTAATGATGTGTAGTGGGTTTAATTGTCACTACCTAAGTAATTGTATTCGTAAGCAATACAAGCTAAAGTTGTATTTTGGTTTTGATTTCTTTAACAATATATAATGTTTATTTTTAAATCATTGGTGTCCGGTAAAAAATAAATGAAAGAGGGCCAGTCCATTGCTGAACCAGCCCATTGTGGCTACTTTTGAGTTACGACACAAAAAAGTTAAGCCATGGGCAAAAGTAGTAATTTTAGCGGACAGCCGATATTCAATCAGTTAATAAAGTTCATTGACAAGGGGGAGGTAAGGGAGATAGCCCGCAGGCATAATGCGGAGCGTTATGTGAAGAAGTTCACGACTTATAACCACTTGATAGTAATGCTGTTTGTAGCATTTGAGGGCTATCATTCCATTCGTGAGACACTTGTCGGTTTGTTGGCCAATGCCCATA
It encodes:
- a CDS encoding IS5 family transposase; translation: MANRTKRRAPRNEYTSPNQLSITGFETPFHNQLDPNNRWVLLSAQIPWDDLVGLYNKHHPAKQTGRPSLNPRVLIGAVIIKHILNLDDRETVAQITENMYLQYFLGYSSYIREAPFDASLFVDIRKRLGGELIAEMNGRIHGFSMERRTKKIEKGSKDKDGAGGSPPNNKGEVLYDATVCPQDIAYPTDLGLLNKAREITEAIIDELHRKARQGKKPRTYRRVARKNYLKVAQNKNPSKKTIRKGIKSQLQYLCRNFKTIEKQLDNFDVFPLDHRTQRSYWIIGTLYEQQLWMFEHRSHQVADRIVSIHQPHVRPIVRGKARARTEFGAKIHLTLVDGYSFLDTVSWDAFNEGSCLTDYVEGYRERLGFYPAKVLADKIYCNRENRKWLKEKGIKLAAKPLGRPPARAVENHVSPGERNPIEGKFGQAKNGYGMNRIRARLKDTSQSWIASIILVLNLVKLAGEALLCQCFSARGISKYDLFQWLDIFLANFITKNQYRPQPVLVLHNLNG
- a CDS encoding mobilome CxxCx(11)CxxC protein, with product MTNEVEILRRDAWDKAIHSFGKAYIFSKRAEFYNRWIRFVTILGIIVPVTIGATASGYGFNSEILKHTIAISIPLTILQLIISVFALVNNWSDYLSYSLEATNDYGNLSKAFKKLGKNPPKDIPDLKHQLELLETKYNSRSDQDSKYGPKERELRKGMRYALREFQRQCIGCKTTPLSVESTDCEVCGNFKRNIIQKLLVHG
- a CDS encoding anti-phage dCTP deaminase, with the translated sequence MGDALEKQLFTDQEKNENAEDKRKIKEKISDTHTEELVIALCGPIGTDIHLVSDRIGKIIEEQYGYTVVHLRLSKFIKDLTKSTDFKNIKDKNENYHKLIEAGNKLREKHGSSILAELAINEIAVKRETLKGSKEEKEFKSHRVCYIIDSIKNVEEFELLRLIYRDIFYFVGVFSNLEVREKFLEDQGLKKDQVYKLFDRDSGEELNFGQKVSNTFVQADFFLRIDRSTSQAIDNKLNRFLNIVFKTEVITPTYQETAMYLATASSGNSACLSRQVGASITDIEGEVLSVGWNDVPKSGGGVYKYSTSDSLGEEDHRCMNLKGGLCFNDEEKRIIREALVNELIDNKLVDERNRNDLIDKIQKSRIKELIEFSRAVHAEMHAIIQASQKSGQRVVGGKLFCTTYPCHNCARHIIAAGIKEVYYIEPYRKSLALKLHSDSITEDESKKDYVRILMYDGVSPKRYLEFFKMSPNSRKKDGKKISEPKKTSAPKNTVSLQAIPILEKTVTKTLKSKQLI